The nucleotide window GCAGCCTGCTGCGGATAATTCAAGACCCATGCATAATCTGCGCGTGCCGCCTGTGGAAATAACATGGCCCACCAAGTATCAGGGGTGGTCACCCGGCCCCACAATTCACCGTTAATAAAATTACCTAAACGCCCCGCGGCCAAACCTGCAGGCACCAGCGGCGCCATAAAATCGCTCACTTCTAACCAGCGGCGCTGATGTTGGCGAGCAAAAAGAAACAGAGCAAAACTTACGCCAACAAAACCGCCGTGAAACGACATCCCACCTTCCCATACTTTAAAAATATCCAGTGGGTGAGCCCAGTAATAGCTGGCTTTATAAAACAAAACGTAACCCAGCCGGCCGCCTACAATGGTCCCCAAGACAGCGTAAAACATCAAATCGTCTAAGGCTTTTGCGTTCCAGCCTTGCGCGATGATCTGCGGCAAGTGTAGCCGCCAGCGACCCAACCCAATGGCGGCGAAAAACGCAACCAAATACATTAAGCCATACCAATGCACAGCAAGCGGACCCAGTTGAAGCGCGATCGGATCGAATTGTGGATGGACCAGCATGATTGGACCTATAAACCATTAATAAACCTCACATTATAGTATTTGCAAGCAATAAAAAGAGATTTCATTGCTATACTTAGCTTAGTGATAACAGATTAACCCAAATTTAAACGTGGCAAGCCCAGCGCCGAGTACAGGCGTTGCTTTTTTGCCCGTTTTTTGCCCAAAGGAGAATCCATGCCTCATAACTCACGTTCAAGCCATATTACGCAAGGTATCGAGCGCGCGCCCAACCGATCTATGTATTACGCGCTAGGTTATAAAAAAGAAGATTTCGATAAACCCATGATTGGGGTAGCCAACGGTCACTCTACCATCACGCCTTGCAATGCGGGCCTGCAACCTCTCACAGATGCTGCCGTCAATTCGATTAAAAGCGCTGGCGCGAATCCTCAGACTTTTGGCACGCCCACGATTTCCGATGGTATGTCGATGGGGACCGAAGGCATGAAATATTCATTGGTCTCGCGCGAAGTCATTGCCGATTGCATTGAGACCGCAGTGCAAGGCCAATGGATGGATGGCGTGGTTGTGATTGGTGGTTGCGATAAAAATATGCCGGGTGGGATGATTGCGCTGGCGCGCATGAATGTGCCCGGGATTTATGTCTATGGCGGCACCATCAAGCCAGGCCACTGGCATGGGAAAGATTTAACCGTCATCTCGGCTTTTGAAGCGGTGGGGCAATTCATGGCTGGCCGCATCAATCAAGAAGATTTTGAGGGCATTGAACGCAATGCCTGCCCGAGCACCGGCTCATGCGGTGGTATGTATACCGCGAATACCATGAGCTCATCCTTTGAAGCCCTCGGTATGTCATTGCTCTATTCGTCAACGATGGCGAATCCTGACCAAGAAAAAGTTGACTCCGCTGCTGCCTCGGCGCGCGTTCTGGTTGAAGCGGTCAAACGCAATTTAAAGCCACGCGACATTATCACCAAAAAATCCATTGAAAACGCCATCTCCGTGGTCATGGCAACTGGCGGCTCAACCAATGCCGTTCTACATTATCTGGCGCTGGCCCACGCCGCTGAGATAGATTGGACGATCGATGATTTTGAGCGGATCCGTCAACGCGTCCCAGTGATTTGTGATCTCAAACCATCGGGTCAGTATGTGGCGACGGATTTACATCGCGCCGGCGGCATTCCGCAAGTGATGAAGATTTTATTAAATGCCGGCCTACTACACGGCGATTGCATGACCATCACCGGTGCTACACTCGCTCAAGAATTAGCCGCTGTACCAGATACACCTAATCCCGAACAAAAGGTTATTTTTCCAATTGAAAAAGCCTTGTATCAGAAAGGTCATCTCGCCATTTTGAAAGGTAATCTAGCGCCAGATGGCGCCGTTGCAAAGATCAGTGGCCTCAAAAATCCTGTGATTACGGGTCCAGCACGCGTATTTGACGACGAGCAAAGCACGCTTGCCGCGATTCTTGCAGATCAGATTCAAGCTGGCGATATTCTTGTACTACGCTATCTTGGCCCGAAAGGTGGCCCGGGCATGCCTGAAATGCTCAGCCCCACCTCGGCTCTGGTTGGCAAGGGTTTAGGGGAATCCGTCGGTTTAATTACCGACGGCCGCTTTTCTGGCGGGAGTTGGGGGATAGTGGTTGGGCATGTTGCACCTGAAGCGTTTGTGGGCGGCACGATCGGCCTCGTGCAAGAAGGCGATTCAATTACCATCGATGCGCACCAATTACTGCTGCAATTAAATGTCGAAGAAGCTGAACTCGAGCGCCGCCGCGCCGCCTGGAAGCAGCCAGCCCCCCGCTATACGCGTGGCGTATTGGCGAAATTCGCGACTCTCGCACTGCCCGCAAACCGCGGCGCGTCCACCGGCTAATCACCCCGCTTGTAAGTGTTAGGCTGGTAGCCTTGCTCACGATAAAAGCGATACCTTTCACGCGCAGCGGCAAGCTCATTCGCCCCGCTGCCAACGACTTCAAGCACCCGCGTAAAATGAGCAAAATCAGGCGCGGCAACCGTCCCAAGATTGAGCAAAACCCGGCCATATAATGCGGGTTTTGCCTGAGTCGCTAAAACAATCGGGGTGACTGCGCAAAGCGCATCATCTGCCATGCAATGTGGGATAAATTCAAGCGCAGAAAAAGTCCATAACTGCGCATCAAAAACCCGCAAAAGCGCCGGCTCAGCAAGGACTAGCAGTGACTGGCCTGCAGCATAAACCTTGCGCACGAGCCGACACGCATAGTCAAGTTGATCCCCAACATGCGTATGAAAATCAATTTGCGTCATAACGGATAAACGATTAGCGGGTTGCGCGCTCAAGCAAAAATTGCGTCAACAATGGCACTGGCCGCCCAGTTGCGCCTTTGGCCGCGCCGCTTTTCCATGCAGTACCTGCAATGTCCAAATGCACCCAAGGGTAAGCTTGCGTAAAGCGCGCTAAGAAACAAGCCGCTGTCACACTACCCGCAGGACGCCCACCAATGTTCGCCATATCAGCAAAATTGGATTTAAGCTGTTCTTGGTATTCATCATCAAGCGGCATACGCCATGCCGTATCAGCCGCCACTGAAGCCGCTGCCAGCAGTTCATTCGCTAGCGCGTCTTCTTTCGTATATAAGCCGCTATGATGGTGACCGAGCGCGATCACACAGGCCCCGGTTAGGGTTGCAATATCAATCACCAGCGCCGGTTTAAAGCGCTCAACATAAGTCAGCGCATCGCACAAAATCAAACGCCCTTCAGCGTCCGTATTCAAGACCTCAATCGTCTGTCCTGACATGCTCGTTAAAATATCGCCGGGTTTATAGGCATTGCCTGCGGGCAGATTTTCACACGTTGGAATCACGACAACAAGATTCAACTTTACACCCAGTTCAGCGACCGTACGCAACGTGCCAAGGGCTGCGGCTGCACCGCACATATCGTACTTCATTTCATCCATGCCTTCGCCGGGTTTGAGCGAAATCCCACCCGCATCGAAAGTAATACCCTTGCCGACTAAGACAATCGGCTTGGTTTTTGCTGCAGCGCCTTGGTAATGCAACACAATCAATTTCGGCGCTTCGGTCGAGCCTTTCGCAACTGCTAGAAAGGCGCCCATTTTTAGGCTCTCTAATTGTTTTTGCTCCAACACCTCGACTTTTAAGGTCAATTCACGAGCCAGCTCTTGCGCCGTCCGCGCTAAGTAAGCGGGCGTGCAAATATTGCCAGGCAAATTGGCTAAGTCGCGCGTCAGATCCATTCCATTAGCCAGCGCAACGCCCTGTTTAGCCGCCGCCTTTGCACTTTTCTCGTCCGCTGCATGTACCGTGATGATGACCTTTTTGGGCCGAACCTGGCTAGGCTCAGAGGCGCTTTTTAGCTGCGTAAATTGGTAAGCGATTTCACGCATTAAACTAATCGACAAGCGCACCCCTGATGCCGCAGCCAATTCGTTGCTACATTCTTGGGCCAGTGTCCAACATAAATTTTTGACACCCGGAACAAACGTGGGCGTGATCAAAAGTACGCGTGCAACCGCGCGCACGGCTTGCGCAAAAACTTTGGCGTTAAGATTCTCGCGTGGCCCAAGGCCAACGACTAAGACGCGAGCTGCGCTCGGACCCGCCGTCTCGTGCAACATCCGCGCCACACCGCACTTGCCACTGACCTCTCCCGCTTTTACAAGCCGACTCACTGCGCCATCCATAGCTTGATCAATTTGTTTGGCAACCCCTAGCAGAGAACCCCCTTCAAAGAGCCCAATTACAATACAACTAGACTGCGCCCGCAGCATTTCAGTTTGGGCAGCTCTATTCCAGTTACATGCTTTTATGCTAAAGTCCATCGCGCTCTCCTTGGATAAATTGGGTTTACTTTGAAGCAAACCATGATTATCCGCTATTTTCTTTAGTTGCTGCCTGTGTAGCCGCTACAACCGCCATGATTTTCGAACGTTCTCTGCAACGCGAGCTTGCATATACGGCTTTAGCCGTGTTTATGGTATTGCTAACCATTATGTTAGCCACCATGATGATTCGCATTGTCGGCTTTGCCGCCTCAGGCAAGGTCGATCCGCGCGATGTACTATCACTCATCGGCCTTACCGTGATTGGTTATCTCGCAGTCATGCTGATTGTGACGTTATTTGTCTCAATTCTGTTTGTGCTGACGCGCTGGTACCAAGATTCGGAAATGGTAGTTTGGATGTCATCTGGCGTCAGTCTCACGCATTTGATTAAGCCCATTGCGGTTTTTTCGGCGCCGCTGATTGTGGCGATTGCGTTTTTCGCTTTCGTCGGCTGGCCCTGGTCAAACGAACAGAGCAAAATTTTACGCGAACATTTTGCGCAGCGTGACGAAGTCTCCTTGCTTGCGCCAGGTCAGTTTCGAGAATCTGCCGCCAACAAGCGGGTTTTTTTCATCGAAAACATCTCGCCTGACGCGACCAATGTACGCAATGTTTTTGTCAGCAGTACCGAAAATGGCAAAGTTAGCATTATCGTTTCAAGCCAGGGACACATCATAACGCAACCCGATGGCGAGCGCTTTGTAGTACTTGAAAACGGGCGCCGCTACGATGGTCAACCGGGCCAACCTGACTACCGCATCATGTCATTTGAACGCTATGGCGTACGCATTGGCGAACAACGCTTTGTTAACACCCCCACCTCAACCAGCACCTCAACCCTACAACTCATTCAGCAGCCTAGTTCAGTCAATTTAGCCGAGCTTGCATGGCGTGCCGGTTTGCCATTGATTGCGATCAATTTGATGTTACTCGCCATTCCGTTGGCCTATCAAAATCCCCGTCGCAGTCGCACCATCAATTTGGTCATGGCCGTTCTGATTTACCTAACTTATTCAAATTTGCTGAATTTAATGCAGTCTTGGATTGAGCAAGACAAAATCTCATTCGGCATAGGTCTATGCATCTTGCATCTTATTGCTGCCGCGGTGGTTGTGCTACTTTTTGGGTTACGCACACGTCAGCGACCATGGCTTAGCTATCTATCGATGGCTAGATCTAAAGAGAA belongs to Mycoavidus sp. B2-EB and includes:
- the lgt gene encoding prolipoprotein diacylglyceryl transferase is translated as MLVHPQFDPIALQLGPLAVHWYGLMYLVAFFAAIGLGRWRLHLPQIIAQGWNAKALDDLMFYAVLGTIVGGRLGYVLFYKASYYWAHPLDIFKVWEGGMSFHGGFVGVSFALFLFARQHQRRWLEVSDFMAPLVPAGLAAGRLGNFINGELWGRVTTPDTWWAMLFPQAARADYAWVLNYPQQAAASGLQAIFAQYGALPRHPSQLYEVALEGGALFILVWLFARKVRPVGAVSAVFLIGYGCARFLIEFLREPDAFLGLLTLGWSLGQWLSIPMVVVGVGVLIYTYRRRPLTTLPMAKE
- the ilvD gene encoding dihydroxy-acid dehydratase, whose translation is MPHNSRSSHITQGIERAPNRSMYYALGYKKEDFDKPMIGVANGHSTITPCNAGLQPLTDAAVNSIKSAGANPQTFGTPTISDGMSMGTEGMKYSLVSREVIADCIETAVQGQWMDGVVVIGGCDKNMPGGMIALARMNVPGIYVYGGTIKPGHWHGKDLTVISAFEAVGQFMAGRINQEDFEGIERNACPSTGSCGGMYTANTMSSSFEALGMSLLYSSTMANPDQEKVDSAAASARVLVEAVKRNLKPRDIITKKSIENAISVVMATGGSTNAVLHYLALAHAAEIDWTIDDFERIRQRVPVICDLKPSGQYVATDLHRAGGIPQVMKILLNAGLLHGDCMTITGATLAQELAAVPDTPNPEQKVIFPIEKALYQKGHLAILKGNLAPDGAVAKISGLKNPVITGPARVFDDEQSTLAAILADQIQAGDILVLRYLGPKGGPGMPEMLSPTSALVGKGLGESVGLITDGRFSGGSWGIVVGHVAPEAFVGGTIGLVQEGDSITIDAHQLLLQLNVEEAELERRRAAWKQPAPRYTRGVLAKFATLALPANRGASTG
- a CDS encoding DNA polymerase III subunit chi; amino-acid sequence: MTQIDFHTHVGDQLDYACRLVRKVYAAGQSLLVLAEPALLRVFDAQLWTFSALEFIPHCMADDALCAVTPIVLATQAKPALYGRVLLNLGTVAAPDFAHFTRVLEVVGSGANELAAARERYRFYREQGYQPNTYKRGD
- a CDS encoding leucyl aminopeptidase gives rise to the protein MDFSIKACNWNRAAQTEMLRAQSSCIVIGLFEGGSLLGVAKQIDQAMDGAVSRLVKAGEVSGKCGVARMLHETAGPSAARVLVVGLGPRENLNAKVFAQAVRAVARVLLITPTFVPGVKNLCWTLAQECSNELAAASGVRLSISLMREIAYQFTQLKSASEPSQVRPKKVIITVHAADEKSAKAAAKQGVALANGMDLTRDLANLPGNICTPAYLARTAQELARELTLKVEVLEQKQLESLKMGAFLAVAKGSTEAPKLIVLHYQGAAAKTKPIVLVGKGITFDAGGISLKPGEGMDEMKYDMCGAAAALGTLRTVAELGVKLNLVVVIPTCENLPAGNAYKPGDILTSMSGQTIEVLNTDAEGRLILCDALTYVERFKPALVIDIATLTGACVIALGHHHSGLYTKEDALANELLAAASVAADTAWRMPLDDEYQEQLKSNFADMANIGGRPAGSVTAACFLARFTQAYPWVHLDIAGTAWKSGAAKGATGRPVPLLTQFLLERATR
- the lptF gene encoding LPS export ABC transporter permease LptF — encoded protein: MIFERSLQRELAYTALAVFMVLLTIMLATMMIRIVGFAASGKVDPRDVLSLIGLTVIGYLAVMLIVTLFVSILFVLTRWYQDSEMVVWMSSGVSLTHLIKPIAVFSAPLIVAIAFFAFVGWPWSNEQSKILREHFAQRDEVSLLAPGQFRESAANKRVFFIENISPDATNVRNVFVSSTENGKVSIIVSSQGHIITQPDGERFVVLENGRRYDGQPGQPDYRIMSFERYGVRIGEQRFVNTPTSTSTSTLQLIQQPSSVNLAELAWRAGLPLIAINLMLLAIPLAYQNPRRSRTINLVMAVLIYLTYSNLLNLMQSWIEQDKISFGIGLCILHLIAAAVVVLLFGLRTRQRPWLSYLSMARSKEK